From a single Pseudophryne corroboree isolate aPseCor3 chromosome 6, aPseCor3.hap2, whole genome shotgun sequence genomic region:
- the LOC134934608 gene encoding paraneoplastic antigen Ma3-like: MCAVLITTSNDLESELLPKVVAVRSNPERRWKITWPEKDCSEGAAEPLIVGDISYPASGDPSAAMGEGSPSQGIEEKLGNQLEVIADKVVHQLERWHYEGSYRRLRLFSGIFPVPTGEEPYEAWREAAIQQSEEWHCPDHIKKQRIVESLRGPAMGIIQATRKSNPGAAVADYFQALEYTYGTLEDVGDLVARFHHTYQEIGEKLSQYVYYRLDKLIHKIVDKGGLAPAEIDSNRLKQLIRGALTTDPVAQRLRCTTLLLGSLTLNDLIKEITQEEALIANREKTHAKAVKVVVPSPEAPGLREDKLVTLVVEQNKKIDQLILALNQRVVPSSITSSNSSRGFNSSRGNFRRGGNFISRGCFRCGQLGHRAVECSIDWGMNEVGTNVQSNNSSHQGNDGGRLAGPSPSPRN, from the coding sequence atgtgtgctgtattaATAACTACTAGTAATGACTTAGAATCTGAGTTGCTTCCAAAagtggtggctgtgagatctaaTCCAGAACGCAGGTGGAAAATTACATGGCCTGAAAAGGACTGTAGTGAAGGGGCGGCTGAACCATTAATTGTGGGTGACATATCTTATCCAGCTAGTGGAGATCCCTCTGCAGCTATGGGAGAGGGTAGTCCATCACAGGGCATTGAAGAAAAATTGGGAAATCAATTAGAGGTTATAGCTgataaagtagtacatcaattAGAACGGTGGCACTATGAGGGTAGTTATAGGCGATTAAGGCTTTTTTCAGGGATATTTCCTGTGCCTACTGGCGAAGAACCttatgaggcctggagggaggcagCGATACAGCAGTCTGAGGAGTGGCACTGCCCCGATCATATAAAGAAACAAAGGATAGTAGAGAGTTTACGGGGACCCGCTATGGGAATTATTCAAGCCACTAGGAAAAGTAATCCTGGGGCTGCTGTGGCTGACTACTTTCAGGCCTTAGAATATACATATGGGACATTGGAGGATGTAGGGGATTTGGTTGCCAGATTCCATCATACTTATCAGGAGATAGGAGAGAAGTTATCCCAGTATGTATATTATAGACTGGATAAATTAATTCATAAAATCGTAGATAAAGGAGGGTTAGCTCCCGCTGAAATAGATAGTAACCGCTTGAAACAATTAATTAGGGGAGCATTAACAACTGACCCTGTAGCTCAGCGGTTGCGTTGTACCACTTTATTATTAGGGAGTCTCAcccttaatgatttaattaaggAAATTACACAGGAAGAAGCTCTAATCGCTAATAGGGAAAAGACTCATGCAAAAGCTGTTAAAGTGGTGGTACCCTCCCCTGAGGCTCCAGGGTTGAGGGAAGATAAGTTAGTTACATTGGTAGtggaacaaaataagaaaatagaTCAGCTTATTCTTGCTTTAAATCAAAGGGTGGTACCCTCCAGCATTACTTCCAGTAATTCATCTAGGGGGTTTAACAGTAGCAGGGGAAATTTTAGGAGAGGTGGAAATTTCATAAGCAGAGGGTGTTTCCGATGTGGACAGTTAGGACATAGAGCAGTGGAATGTTCTATAGACTGGGGAATGAATGAAGTGGGAACTAACGTTCAGTCAAATAATTCCTCTCATCAGGGAAACGatggtgggagattggcgggcccctcgccgtctcccagaaattag